The Megalops cyprinoides isolate fMegCyp1 chromosome 22, fMegCyp1.pri, whole genome shotgun sequence genome contains a region encoding:
- the LOC118769709 gene encoding probable pancreatic secretory proteinase inhibitor: MVYKALLVCMLLVFTADAEDKSGLYRKPTCGDMSEVQACPLNFAPVCGTDGNTYANECALCVQRLETKTDILIMKEDHC, from the exons ATGGTTTACAAAGCGTTGCTCGTGTGCATGCTCCTCGTCTTCACCGCAG ATGCGGAAGACAAATCCGGGCTGTATAGGAAG CCCACCTGTGGGGACATGAGCGAGGTGCAGGCGTGCCCCCTCAACTTCGCCCCGGTGTGCGGCACTGACGGCAACACGTACGCGAACGAGTGCGCGCTCTGTGTGCAGAGACT GGAGACCAAAACGGACATCCTGATCATGAAAGAGGACCACTGctga